In Bacillus toyonensis BCT-7112, a single window of DNA contains:
- the ilvN gene encoding acetolactate synthase small subunit, which produces MKRIVTATVRNQSGVLNRITGVMTRRHFNIESISVGHTESSDISRMTIVVHVENEQQVEQLIKQLHKQIDVLKVSDITEEAMIARELALIKVATSVARAELYSLIEPFRAAVIDVGKDSIVVQVTGTQEKVEALIELLRPYGLKEIARTGVTAFTRSMKKQDKQVMLIQ; this is translated from the coding sequence GTGAAGAGAATTGTTACAGCGACAGTTCGAAATCAAAGTGGTGTGTTAAACCGAATTACAGGTGTTATGACACGAAGACATTTTAATATTGAAAGTATTTCAGTAGGTCATACAGAATCATCGGACATATCACGGATGACAATTGTTGTACACGTTGAAAATGAACAGCAAGTGGAGCAGTTAATTAAACAACTTCATAAGCAAATTGATGTTTTGAAAGTGTCAGATATTACAGAAGAAGCGATGATCGCAAGAGAACTTGCACTTATTAAAGTCGCAACATCAGTAGCAAGAGCAGAATTATATAGTTTAATTGAACCGTTTCGAGCCGCTGTAATAGATGTTGGGAAGGATTCCATAGTTGTGCAAGTAACTGGTACGCAGGAGAAAGTAGAAGCATTAATTGAATTACTTCGTCCATACGGTTTGAAAGAAATTGCTAGAACGGGTGTAACAGCATTTACGCGTAGTATGAAAAAACAAGATAAGCAAGTTATGTTAATTCAATAA
- the ilvE gene encoding branched-chain-amino-acid transaminase, with protein MNEQWIFLNGEFVPKDEAKVSVYDHGYLYGDGVFEGIRVYSGNVFRLREHLVRLYESAKSIMLEIPYSLDEVTNIVVETIRKNKLSNGYIRLVVSRGAGNLGLDPDSCKTPNVVVIAEQLSLFPQEYYEKGIPVVTVATRRNRPDVLSPQVKSLNYLNNILVRIEAKLAGVQEALMLNDQGYVAEGSGDNVFIVKGNKLITPPSSAGALEGITRNAILEIGEKLGYDVREELFTRHDVYVADEVFLTGTAAEVIAVTTVDGRTIGLGKTGLHTNRLLEEFRKLVVEDGEKIYEENKVG; from the coding sequence GTGAACGAACAATGGATTTTCTTAAATGGAGAATTTGTTCCAAAAGACGAAGCAAAAGTTTCAGTATATGATCATGGCTATTTATATGGCGATGGAGTGTTTGAAGGCATTAGAGTTTATAGCGGTAATGTTTTCCGTTTGAGAGAGCATCTTGTCCGGTTATATGAATCAGCGAAATCCATCATGTTAGAAATTCCATATTCGTTAGATGAAGTAACGAATATTGTTGTTGAGACGATTCGAAAAAATAAATTATCTAATGGATACATTCGCCTTGTTGTATCGAGAGGAGCAGGAAATCTTGGGTTAGATCCTGATTCTTGTAAGACACCGAATGTAGTAGTAATTGCAGAACAACTATCTTTATTCCCACAAGAATATTATGAAAAGGGGATTCCAGTTGTAACAGTTGCAACGCGCCGAAATCGACCAGATGTTTTATCACCTCAAGTAAAATCTTTAAATTATTTAAACAATATTTTAGTTCGTATTGAAGCGAAATTAGCTGGAGTACAAGAAGCACTTATGTTAAATGATCAAGGATACGTAGCTGAAGGTTCAGGAGATAACGTATTTATTGTAAAAGGAAATAAATTAATTACACCACCAAGTTCTGCTGGAGCGTTAGAAGGTATTACACGAAACGCAATTTTAGAAATCGGCGAAAAACTTGGGTATGACGTAAGAGAAGAGTTATTTACAAGACACGATGTATATGTAGCTGATGAAGTATTTTTAACAGGAACAGCTGCTGAAGTTATTGCTGTTACGACAGTAGATGGTAGGACGATTGGTTTAGGAAAAACGGGACTACATACGAATCGTTTACTAGAAGAATTCCGTAAATTAGTTGTAGAAGATGGAGAGAAAATTTACGAAGAAAATAAAGTTGGATAA
- a CDS encoding YkuS family protein encodes MARIGVENSLTDVQQALQQQGHEVVTLNSENDAQGCDCCVVTGQDSNVMGIADTSIKGSIITAHGLTTDEICQQVENRI; translated from the coding sequence ATGGCTAGAATTGGCGTTGAAAACTCATTAACAGATGTTCAACAAGCTCTTCAGCAACAAGGACATGAAGTCGTTACACTTAACTCAGAAAATGATGCACAAGGCTGCGATTGTTGTGTTGTAACTGGGCAAGATTCTAATGTGATGGGGATTGCAGATACATCAATAAAAGGATCGATAATTACAGCTCATGGTTTAACAACAGATGAAATTTGTCAGCAAGTTGAGAACCGTATTTAA
- the ilvB gene encoding acetolactate synthase large subunit has protein sequence MSSKTEEKLATGAQLLLEALEKEGVEVIFGYPGGAVLPLYDALYDCEIPHILTRHEQGAIHAAEGYARITGNPGVVIATSGPGATNVITGLADAMIDSLPLVVFTGQVATTLIGSDAFQEADIMGLTMPVTKHNYQVRKASDLPRIIKEAFHIARTGRPGPVVIDLPKDMVVEQGERCSDVQMDLPGYNPNYEPNLLQINKLLQAIEISKKPLILAGAGVLHAKASKELTSFARKYEIPVVHTLLGLGGFPPDDGLFLGMGGMHGSYTANMALYECDLLINIGARFDDRLTGNLAYFAKEATVAHIDIDPAEIGKNVPTEIPIVASAKRALKVLLQSEGKKENHHDWLILLKGRKEKYPLSYKRNSESIKPQYAIDMLYELTKGEAIVTTDVGQHQMWAAQYYPLKNPDKWVTSGGLGTMGFGFPAAIGAQIAKPEELVIAIVGDAGFQMTLQELSVLKEHSLPVKVFILNNEALGMVRQWQDEFYNQRYSHSLLSCQPDFVALANAYGIKGVRIDDPLLAKKQIQHAIELQEPVVIDCRVLQSEKVMPMVAPGKGVHQMEGVEKR, from the coding sequence ATGTCTTCAAAAACGGAAGAGAAACTGGCAACTGGTGCACAGCTATTGTTAGAAGCGCTAGAAAAGGAAGGCGTAGAAGTGATTTTCGGTTATCCGGGTGGTGCCGTTTTACCTCTTTATGATGCGCTTTATGACTGTGAAATTCCGCATATTTTAACAAGGCATGAGCAAGGGGCCATTCATGCAGCTGAAGGGTATGCCAGAATTACTGGAAATCCAGGGGTTGTAATTGCAACAAGCGGGCCTGGTGCTACAAATGTTATTACTGGTTTAGCTGATGCGATGATTGATTCATTGCCACTTGTTGTATTTACAGGGCAAGTAGCAACAACGTTAATTGGAAGTGATGCTTTCCAAGAAGCGGATATTATGGGGCTTACGATGCCAGTAACAAAACATAATTATCAAGTGCGAAAGGCCTCGGATTTACCTCGAATTATTAAAGAAGCATTTCATATCGCTAGAACTGGAAGACCAGGTCCAGTCGTAATTGATCTTCCGAAAGATATGGTAGTAGAACAAGGGGAACGATGTAGTGACGTGCAAATGGATTTACCAGGGTACAACCCTAATTATGAACCGAATCTACTCCAAATAAACAAATTATTACAAGCAATTGAGATTTCAAAAAAACCGTTAATTTTAGCTGGAGCAGGTGTATTGCATGCGAAAGCTTCGAAAGAATTAACAAGTTTTGCTCGTAAATATGAAATTCCTGTTGTGCATACGTTACTTGGTCTTGGTGGTTTTCCGCCAGATGATGGACTATTTCTAGGGATGGGAGGAATGCATGGTTCTTACACAGCCAATATGGCGCTATATGAATGCGACTTACTGATCAATATTGGTGCGAGATTTGATGATCGTCTTACTGGGAATTTAGCTTATTTTGCTAAAGAGGCGACTGTTGCACATATCGATATTGATCCAGCAGAAATTGGAAAAAATGTGCCGACTGAAATTCCTATTGTTGCAAGTGCTAAGCGAGCTTTGAAAGTATTACTTCAATCAGAAGGGAAGAAAGAAAATCATCATGATTGGCTCATTTTATTAAAGGGTAGAAAAGAAAAATATCCACTCTCTTACAAACGAAATTCTGAAAGTATTAAACCTCAATACGCAATTGATATGTTATATGAACTTACGAAAGGAGAAGCGATTGTAACAACAGATGTTGGGCAACATCAAATGTGGGCCGCACAATATTATCCGCTGAAAAATCCAGATAAATGGGTAACTTCAGGTGGATTAGGAACGATGGGCTTCGGATTTCCAGCAGCAATTGGGGCGCAAATTGCAAAGCCTGAGGAACTAGTTATTGCAATTGTCGGTGACGCTGGATTTCAAATGACCCTGCAAGAATTAAGTGTCTTAAAAGAACATTCCTTACCTGTTAAAGTTTTTATTTTAAATAATGAAGCTTTAGGAATGGTAAGACAATGGCAAGATGAATTTTATAATCAAAGATACTCGCACTCTTTACTGTCGTGTCAACCAGATTTCGTCGCTCTTGCGAATGCGTATGGCATAAAAGGAGTTCGCATAGATGATCCACTTCTTGCAAAGAAGCAAATACAGCATGCGATTGAATTACAAGAACCGGTCGTAATTGATTGCCGTGTACTTCAATCAGAAAAGGTAATGCCGATGGTTGCGCCAGGGAAAGGTGTTCACCAAATGGAGGGAGTGGAAAAAAGGTGA
- a CDS encoding DUF3911 family protein: protein MACVQIKGTRQEVVEMLQLFDLMDTKGFCKFDNYVEVEPNNKEHNNFIASIDIQSNPSSAQDTLNDQFVSQMLTGVYND from the coding sequence ATGGCGTGTGTACAAATTAAAGGAACGAGACAAGAGGTAGTTGAAATGCTACAACTATTTGATCTAATGGATACGAAAGGTTTTTGTAAATTCGATAATTATGTAGAGGTAGAACCGAATAACAAAGAACATAATAATTTTATCGCTTCAATCGATATTCAATCTAATCCTTCTTCCGCACAGGATACATTAAACGATCAATTCGTTAGTCAAATGCTTACTGGTGTTTATAACGACTAA